In one Ochotona princeps isolate mOchPri1 chromosome 16, mOchPri1.hap1, whole genome shotgun sequence genomic region, the following are encoded:
- the LOC101520375 gene encoding galectin-7 codes for MSGSSSVPHKTSLPEGVQAGNVLRIRGVVPDKAGRFHVNLLCSEEQGADAALHLNPRLDTSEVVFNNLAQGAWGKEERGPGLPFRRGQPFELLLIVTGDGYKAVVGDSQYHHFRHRVSPASVRQLEVAGDVELTSVCVF; via the exons ATGTCAGGAAGCTCT AGCGTCCCCCACAAGACCTCCCTGCCCGAGGGCGTCCAGGCAGGCAATGTGCTCAGGATTCGGGGTGTCGTCCCTGACAAGGCTGGCAG GTTCCACGTGAATCTGCTGTGCAGTGAGGAGCAGGGCGCCGACGCGGCGCTGCACTTGAACCCGCGGCTGGACACTTCCGAGGTGGTCTTCAACAACCTGGCGCAGGGCGCCTGGGGCAAGGAGGAGCGCGGCCCGGGGCTGCCCTTCCGGCGCGGACAGCCCTTCGAGCTGCTGCTCATCGTCACGGGTGACGGCTACAAG GCCGTGGTCGGGGACTCGCAGTACCACCACTTCCGCCACCGCGTGTCGCCGGCCAGCGTGCGCCAGCTCGAGGTGGCCGGGGACGTGGAGCTGACCTCGGTGTGCGTGTTCTGA